A single genomic interval of Amycolatopsis albispora harbors:
- a CDS encoding glycerophosphodiester phosphodiesterase has protein sequence MVRRRLAVLALSGLAVLGMAAVPAAAQAEVRAGIGKGHDEPVIVGHRGAPGYRPEHTLASYELAYRQGVDWVDVDLVPTKDGQLVARHENEIGGTTNVADHPEFADRKTTKVIDGTSYTGWFTEDFTLAELKTLRAKERIPDLRPHNKIYDGRFEIATYQEVLDLTRELGRELRRELGTYPEIKHSTYFRKIGNPTEPKLVELIKRNGLDRKNAPVIVQSFEVSNLKELNRQLRVRLVQLTSASGAPADFVENGDPRTYADLVTPAGLKEIAGYADSLGPEKNQVIARDAAGNLGSPTALVTNAHNAGLPVVPYTFRNENNFLPLNLRSSADPAAWGNAFGEFEAFFAAGVDGVFADHPDTALEAAK, from the coding sequence ATGGTGCGCAGAAGACTCGCCGTGCTGGCGCTGAGCGGGCTGGCGGTGCTCGGCATGGCGGCGGTGCCCGCGGCGGCGCAGGCCGAGGTGCGGGCCGGCATCGGCAAGGGGCACGATGAGCCGGTGATCGTCGGACACCGCGGGGCGCCGGGCTACCGGCCGGAGCACACACTGGCCTCCTACGAGCTGGCCTACCGCCAAGGCGTCGACTGGGTCGACGTCGACCTAGTGCCGACCAAGGACGGCCAGCTGGTCGCCCGGCACGAGAACGAGATCGGCGGCACCACGAACGTGGCCGACCACCCCGAGTTCGCCGACCGCAAGACCACCAAGGTGATCGACGGCACCAGCTACACCGGCTGGTTCACCGAGGACTTCACCCTGGCCGAGCTGAAGACGCTGCGGGCCAAGGAGCGCATCCCGGACCTGCGGCCGCACAACAAGATCTACGACGGCCGGTTCGAGATCGCCACCTACCAGGAGGTGCTGGACCTGACCCGCGAGCTCGGCCGCGAGCTGCGCCGGGAGCTGGGCACCTACCCGGAGATCAAGCACTCCACCTACTTCCGCAAGATCGGCAACCCGACCGAGCCGAAGCTGGTCGAGCTGATCAAGCGCAACGGGCTCGACCGCAAGAACGCGCCGGTGATCGTGCAGTCGTTCGAGGTGTCGAACCTCAAGGAGCTGAACCGGCAGCTGCGCGTGCGGCTGGTGCAGCTGACCTCGGCCAGCGGCGCGCCCGCCGACTTCGTGGAGAACGGCGACCCGCGCACCTACGCCGACCTGGTCACCCCGGCCGGGCTGAAGGAGATCGCCGGCTACGCCGACTCGCTCGGGCCGGAGAAGAACCAGGTGATCGCCCGTGACGCGGCCGGCAACCTCGGCTCGCCGACCGCGCTGGTCACCAACGCGCACAACGCGGGCCTGCCGGTGGTGCCGTACACCTTCCGGAACGAGAACAACTTCCTGCCGCTGAACCTGCGCTCGTCGGCCGACCCGGCCGCGTGGGGCAACGCGTTCGGTGAGTTCGAGGCCTTCTTCGCCGCGGGTGTGGACGGCGTGTTCGCCGACCACCCGGACACCGCGCTGGAAGCCGCCAAGTAA
- a CDS encoding TIGR03564 family F420-dependent LLM class oxidoreductase, producing MTLGIAIAPAAGAVNAVDDVVGQARRAAAAGVRSAWFGQVFSYDAITLATVAGRAVPEITVGVSVVPIAGRHPLLVASQAQTAQAATGGRFTLGLGLGAPAFAEPVFGVPNDRPIARLREFLTVVRSVFETGTASFEGELITAKPPMSAKVAGAEPVPVVVAAMGPQALRVTGELADGTLPLLAGPKALAGHIVPTIRAAADTAGRPAPKVIAALPALVTSDLETARRRMAEQTAFYDSIPSYQRIIELSGATKAAELAVIGDEELVAAEIRRYFDAGATEVVITQSDLAGTADQLRTWRLVGELTRALT from the coding sequence ATGACACTGGGAATCGCCATCGCCCCGGCCGCCGGCGCGGTCAACGCCGTGGACGACGTGGTCGGCCAGGCGCGCCGCGCGGCGGCCGCGGGTGTCCGGTCGGCCTGGTTCGGCCAGGTGTTCAGCTACGACGCGATCACACTGGCCACCGTGGCCGGGCGCGCGGTGCCGGAGATCACCGTCGGGGTTTCGGTGGTGCCGATCGCCGGACGGCACCCGCTGCTGGTCGCGTCGCAGGCGCAGACCGCGCAGGCGGCCACCGGCGGGCGGTTCACGCTCGGGCTGGGCCTGGGTGCGCCCGCCTTCGCGGAACCGGTTTTCGGCGTGCCGAACGACCGGCCGATCGCGCGGCTGCGGGAGTTCCTGACCGTGGTGCGCTCGGTGTTCGAGACCGGCACGGCCTCCTTCGAAGGTGAGCTGATCACCGCGAAGCCGCCGATGAGCGCGAAGGTGGCGGGGGCGGAACCGGTGCCGGTGGTGGTCGCCGCGATGGGACCGCAGGCGTTGCGCGTCACCGGCGAGCTGGCGGACGGCACGCTGCCGTTGCTGGCCGGGCCAAAAGCGCTGGCCGGCCACATCGTGCCGACGATCAGGGCGGCCGCGGACACCGCGGGCCGCCCGGCGCCGAAGGTCATCGCCGCGCTGCCCGCGCTGGTCACCTCGGACCTGGAGACCGCGCGCCGCCGGATGGCCGAACAGACCGCGTTCTACGACTCGATCCCGTCGTACCAGCGGATCATCGAGCTGAGCGGGGCCACGAAGGCCGCCGAGCTCGCGGTCATCGGCGACGAGGAACTGGTCGCGGCGGAGATCCGGCGCTACTTCGACGCCGGGGCCACGGAAGTGGTGATCACGCAGTCGGACCTGGCCGGGACCGCGGACCAGCTGCGCACCTGGCGCCTGGTCGGCGAACTCACCCGCGCCCTGACCTGA